One Candidatus Eisenbacteria bacterium genomic window carries:
- the had gene encoding 6-hydroxycyclohex-1-ene-1-carbonyl-CoA dehydrogenase codes for MGAPLALEDVPLPEPGPEQVRVRVAGCGVCHTDIGFWRDGVPTRRSLPLTLGHEVSGTVEAAGEAFRALVGREVIVPAVVPCGHCGLCRAGRGNACREQVMPGNDLDGGFAEALVVPGRGLCVVGKRPGYDLAELSVIADAVTTPYQAVVRSGLGTGDLAIVVGAGGVGGYAVQIAAAMGAKVVAIDVDGARLAAVAAHGASLTLDSRTTDFKSLRKAITAKAAEWGCPPHGWKIFECSGHTAGQETAWGLLGPAATLMVVGFTLGRIELRLSNLMAFDATVQGTWGCLPELYPAALELVTDGKVTLKPFIERHPLSAGPEMLRRVADHEIHRRAILVPDANH; via the coding sequence GTGGGCGCTCCGCTCGCCCTCGAGGACGTTCCCCTGCCCGAGCCGGGGCCGGAGCAGGTGCGCGTGCGCGTGGCCGGTTGCGGGGTGTGCCACACCGACATCGGCTTCTGGCGCGACGGCGTGCCGACGCGCAGGAGCCTTCCGCTGACGCTCGGCCACGAGGTGAGCGGCACCGTCGAGGCCGCGGGCGAGGCGTTCCGCGCCCTCGTCGGCCGCGAGGTGATCGTGCCCGCGGTCGTGCCGTGCGGGCACTGCGGCCTGTGCCGCGCGGGCCGGGGCAACGCCTGCCGCGAGCAGGTCATGCCGGGCAATGATCTGGACGGCGGCTTCGCGGAGGCCCTCGTCGTCCCCGGCCGCGGGCTGTGCGTGGTCGGGAAACGGCCGGGCTACGACCTCGCCGAGCTGTCGGTGATCGCCGACGCGGTGACGACGCCCTACCAGGCGGTGGTGCGCAGCGGCCTCGGGACCGGCGATCTCGCGATCGTCGTGGGCGCCGGCGGGGTGGGCGGCTACGCGGTCCAGATCGCGGCGGCGATGGGTGCGAAGGTGGTCGCCATCGACGTGGACGGCGCGAGGCTCGCCGCCGTCGCGGCGCACGGCGCGAGCCTGACGCTCGACTCGCGGACCACCGACTTCAAGTCGCTGCGCAAGGCGATCACCGCGAAGGCCGCCGAGTGGGGCTGCCCGCCGCACGGCTGGAAGATCTTCGAGTGCTCGGGCCACACGGCCGGGCAGGAGACCGCCTGGGGACTGCTCGGCCCCGCCGCGACGCTGATGGTCGTCGGCTTCACGCTCGGCAGGATCGAGTTGCGGCTCTCCAACCTGATGGCGTTCGACGCCACCGTGCAGGGCACCTGGGGCTGCCTGCCCGAGCTCTATCCCGCGGCGCTCGAACTGGTGACGGACGGCAAGGTCACGCTCAAGCCGTTCATCGAGCGCCACCCGCTGAGCGCCGGGCCCGAGATGCTGCGGCGCGTCGCCGACCACGAGATTCACCGCCGGGCGATCCTCGTGCCCGACGCGAACCACTGA
- the oah gene encoding 6-oxocyclohex-1-ene-1-carbonyl-CoA hydratase, translated as MLRSHTLVPDWSFQHVKYELRNALDPQGRPVEGLFNAWIVIDNPAQLNSYTTDIAREIVLAFRQASMDRGVVCVVFTATGDKAFCTGGNTREYAEYYAGNPQEYRQYMRIFNDMIDSILRCDKPVVNRVNGMRIAGGQEIGMACDFTVAVDSARFGQAGPKHGSAPDGGSTDFLPLYVGFSHAMESCLLCETWSAHRAAFLGLVNEVVPVYRVDGQWTPNPMVVTDRFVDAFGRIVYGEFRTGDEAAAAKALLAKATTDLSALDQATERLCTRLLMLMPDCVTKTLNSVRKHKLNHWNANSQTNRDWLALNMMTEGRAGFRAFNEGPKDRREVDFIKLRQLLAAGHPWNDELLRAISPQFHPEGAAR; from the coding sequence ATGCTCAGGTCGCACACGCTGGTGCCCGACTGGTCGTTCCAGCACGTGAAGTACGAGCTGCGAAACGCGCTCGACCCGCAGGGCCGCCCGGTCGAGGGGCTGTTCAACGCCTGGATCGTGATCGACAACCCGGCGCAGCTCAACAGCTACACGACCGACATCGCCCGGGAGATCGTGCTCGCCTTCCGGCAGGCGAGCATGGACCGCGGCGTCGTGTGCGTGGTGTTCACGGCGACCGGCGACAAGGCCTTCTGCACCGGCGGCAACACGCGGGAGTACGCCGAGTACTACGCGGGCAATCCGCAGGAATACCGGCAGTACATGCGGATCTTCAACGACATGATCGACTCCATCCTGCGCTGCGACAAGCCGGTCGTGAACCGCGTGAACGGCATGCGCATCGCCGGCGGGCAGGAGATCGGCATGGCCTGCGACTTCACCGTCGCGGTGGACTCCGCCCGCTTCGGGCAGGCGGGGCCCAAGCACGGCTCCGCCCCCGACGGCGGCTCGACCGACTTCCTGCCGCTCTACGTGGGCTTCTCGCACGCCATGGAGAGCTGCCTGCTGTGCGAAACGTGGAGCGCGCACCGGGCCGCGTTCCTGGGACTGGTGAACGAGGTGGTGCCCGTCTATCGCGTGGACGGCCAGTGGACGCCCAACCCGATGGTGGTGACGGACCGGTTCGTGGACGCCTTCGGGCGGATCGTCTACGGCGAGTTCAGGACCGGCGACGAGGCGGCGGCCGCGAAAGCGCTGCTCGCGAAGGCGACGACCGACCTGTCGGCGCTCGACCAGGCGACCGAGCGGCTGTGCACCCGGCTGCTGATGCTCATGCCGGACTGCGTGACCAAGACCCTCAACAGCGTGCGCAAGCACAAGCTCAACCACTGGAACGCGAACAGCCAGACCAACCGCGACTGGCTCGCGCTCAACATGATGACCGAGGGTCGGGCGGGATTCCGCGCTTTCAACGAGGGTCCGAAGGACCGGCGCGAAGTGGACTTCATCAAGCTGCGCCAGCTGCTCGCCGCGGGTCACCCGTGGAACGACGAGCTGCTGCGCGCGATCTCGCCGCAGTTCCACCCGGAGGGCGCGGCGCGCTGA
- the fabG gene encoding 3-oxoacyl-ACP reductase FabG, protein MDLGLAGRTALVTGGASGIGAATALRLAREGCDIALVDLPGAPGAEEVAAAVRGAGRRAAVHAADVAEFALARSTVAAVTAEFGRLDVLVCCAGITDDAVSWKMTETQWDRVLDVNLKGCFAYCAAAGAHMKQAGGGRIVNVASINGLRGKFGQANYAASKAGVIALTKTLARELGRHGVTVNAVAPGMVRTAMTAGLAPEVVEKAVAETLTGRLAEPDDCAAAIAFLCGGPAAHLTGQVVRVDGGQCL, encoded by the coding sequence ATGGATCTCGGACTCGCGGGCCGGACGGCGCTGGTGACGGGCGGGGCGTCCGGCATCGGCGCGGCCACCGCGCTGCGCCTGGCGCGCGAGGGATGCGACATCGCGCTCGTGGACCTGCCCGGCGCGCCGGGCGCGGAGGAAGTGGCCGCGGCCGTGCGAGGCGCCGGCCGCCGCGCGGCCGTTCATGCGGCCGACGTCGCGGAGTTCGCGCTCGCCCGGAGCACCGTCGCCGCGGTGACCGCCGAGTTCGGGCGGCTCGACGTGCTGGTCTGCTGCGCGGGGATCACCGACGACGCGGTGTCCTGGAAGATGACCGAGACGCAGTGGGACCGCGTGCTGGACGTGAACCTGAAGGGTTGCTTCGCCTACTGCGCCGCCGCCGGCGCGCACATGAAACAGGCCGGCGGCGGCCGGATCGTGAACGTGGCGTCCATCAACGGCCTGCGCGGCAAGTTCGGGCAGGCCAACTACGCGGCGTCCAAGGCGGGCGTCATCGCGCTGACGAAGACGCTGGCGCGCGAACTGGGACGCCACGGCGTGACCGTGAACGCCGTCGCCCCGGGCATGGTGCGCACGGCGATGACCGCGGGACTGGCGCCGGAGGTGGTCGAGAAGGCGGTCGCCGAGACGCTCACCGGGCGGCTCGCCGAGCCCGACGATTGCGCGGCGGCGATCGCGTTCCTGTGCGGCGGGCCCGCCGCACACCTGACGGGCCAGGTCGTGCGCGTGGACGGAGGGCAGTGCCTGTGA
- a CDS encoding TetR family transcriptional regulator: MARHGEVRKASAHVRAKRERRRDEILRAALQAFREHGFHRATLDHIAERLGVRKTALYHYFPDKDAILHACHVDSLARLERIVAAGRGLATPQQQLRHVIVEHVREVTDTVDGSPLAFEVTALGERHQAGVLAGRDRYERQIRLIIENGIRDGSFRRVDAKVATFAVLGAINWVARWYRPGGALDAATLGAQFADHLVLGLAPAARPRAAHRARASARPRRPGKVRA; encoded by the coding sequence ATGGCGCGCCATGGCGAAGTCCGGAAGGCCTCGGCGCACGTGCGCGCGAAGCGCGAGCGGCGGCGCGACGAGATCCTGCGCGCCGCGCTGCAGGCGTTTCGTGAGCACGGCTTCCATCGCGCCACGCTCGACCACATCGCCGAGCGGCTGGGCGTGCGCAAGACCGCCCTCTACCACTACTTTCCCGACAAGGACGCGATCCTTCACGCCTGTCACGTGGACTCGCTGGCACGGCTCGAACGCATCGTCGCGGCGGGCCGCGGGCTCGCGACGCCGCAGCAGCAGCTTCGGCACGTGATCGTCGAGCACGTGCGCGAGGTCACCGACACGGTGGACGGCTCGCCGCTCGCGTTCGAGGTCACGGCGCTGGGCGAGAGGCACCAGGCCGGCGTCCTCGCCGGGCGCGACCGTTACGAGCGGCAGATCCGCCTCATCATCGAGAACGGCATCCGCGACGGTTCGTTCCGCCGCGTGGACGCGAAGGTCGCGACGTTCGCGGTGCTGGGGGCGATCAACTGGGTCGCGCGCTGGTACCGCCCCGGCGGCGCGCTAGACGCGGCCACGCTGGGCGCGCAGTTCGCGGACCACCTGGTGCTCGGGCTCGCGCCCGCGGCGCGGCCGCGCGCCGCGCACAGGGCCCGTGCGTCCGCACGCCCGCGCAGGCCGGGAAAGGTCCGCGCGTGA